Proteins found in one Acinetobacter sp. XH1741 genomic segment:
- a CDS encoding CinA family protein, producing MLQQCCQLLENLQLKIAFIESASSGYLTSQFSIYKNSGADILLGGLVSYDPSIKISILKVDPKLIDLHTAESPQVTEEMCKLGQTLFQQADIIVSCTGLLKHGGSETVEKPVGTFFICISYQGRIYHYHYFLSGHAKQKLKTLTQKVADSIIALLSSNQHKS from the coding sequence ATGCTTCAGCAATGCTGCCAGTTATTAGAAAATCTTCAACTTAAAATTGCATTCATTGAAAGTGCCAGCTCTGGCTACTTAACCAGTCAGTTTTCTATTTATAAAAATAGCGGGGCCGATATTTTACTGGGCGGGTTAGTGAGTTATGACCCTAGTATTAAAATCAGTATTTTAAAAGTCGATCCAAAGTTAATAGATCTGCACACAGCAGAATCCCCTCAAGTTACCGAGGAAATGTGTAAGTTGGGTCAAACCCTATTTCAACAAGCTGATATTATTGTAAGTTGCACGGGTTTATTAAAACATGGCGGAAGTGAAACCGTAGAAAAACCTGTAGGCACTTTTTTTATCTGTATTTCTTATCAAGGCCGCATTTACCATTATCATTATTTTTTATCAGGTCATGCTAAACAAAAGCTAAAAACTTTGACTCAAAAAGTAGCAGACTCAATTATCGCACTCCTCTCTTCAAATCAGCATAAAAGTTAA
- the rlmKL gene encoding bifunctional 23S rRNA (guanine(2069)-N(7))-methyltransferase RlmK/23S rRNA (guanine(2445)-N(2))-methyltransferase RlmL, whose amino-acid sequence MNTSLRLNHYWITCADGLETLLQEEIEQLGTKVTERKAGRLIIEGTLEHAYRICMWSRLASRVLLPIHTYELEYTHDARDVAEELYEGAMSFDWSLIFAPQSTFAIRLHAEREIKVNTQFATLRTKDGVVDSFMEAVGRRPSIDTKQPEITLYVLAGKTEHTYCLDLSGDSLHKRGYRRYMTDAPIKENLAAAILQKAKLKERHPELVLDPMCGSGTFIIEALMILTDRAPGLVRRFGFNGWHGHDRDLWLSLKAEAAERHEKALELPLPKFYAYDADWEAIKATRENIIAAGFEKVLGQIQIEERTLADWPDFSAEHKTAFIVTNPPYGERLGDKASNRSLYLGLSALLQKHFPNQYAAIIAAQIEQADVLAFEAPETLRLMNGKLPIYIRFGAIKPEKVTQPFLANWQAQPVEIEEAQDFANRLQKNMTALKKWATKENIYCLRLYDADLPDFNVAVDLYGDRLHVQEYAPPKTIDPEKAKKRFNLALAVIRAVTGLNRDAIFIKTRARQTGTNQYTKQSTASKRFIVQEGKAKILVNLTDYLDTGLFLDHRQMRLRIAQEARGKHFLNLYSYTSTASLHAALGGAASTTSVDLSNTYLSWSKENFVLNGLTVDHADEQHMFFASDCFEWLKEGHEQYDLIFIDPPTFSNSKKFYGTFDVQRDHVSLIKRAMNRLTSEGTLYFSNNYRGFEMDEEIEALYDVQEITSETIGLDFKRNQKIHRAWKIQHLGLN is encoded by the coding sequence ATGAATACCTCTTTACGTTTAAACCACTATTGGATTACTTGTGCTGATGGTTTAGAAACCCTCTTACAAGAAGAAATAGAACAGCTTGGCACCAAAGTGACAGAACGTAAAGCCGGACGTTTAATCATTGAAGGGACGCTTGAACATGCTTATCGCATTTGCATGTGGTCACGTCTTGCTTCTCGTGTTTTACTTCCTATTCATACGTATGAACTTGAATATACACACGATGCACGTGATGTAGCAGAAGAGCTTTACGAAGGTGCAATGAGCTTTGACTGGTCACTTATTTTTGCACCACAAAGTACCTTCGCTATTCGCTTACATGCAGAGCGTGAAATTAAAGTTAATACTCAATTTGCGACACTTAGAACAAAAGATGGTGTAGTCGATTCCTTTATGGAAGCGGTAGGTCGTCGCCCAAGCATTGATACTAAACAACCAGAAATTACCTTATATGTTTTAGCAGGTAAAACTGAACATACCTACTGCCTAGATTTATCTGGTGACTCATTACATAAACGTGGCTACCGTCGTTATATGACGGATGCACCGATTAAAGAAAACTTAGCTGCGGCAATTTTACAAAAAGCTAAGCTTAAAGAACGTCATCCAGAGCTTGTACTCGACCCAATGTGTGGTTCAGGTACATTTATTATTGAAGCATTAATGATTTTGACTGACCGTGCGCCAGGACTTGTTCGTCGTTTTGGTTTTAATGGTTGGCATGGTCATGACCGCGACCTTTGGTTATCTTTAAAAGCTGAAGCTGCAGAACGCCATGAAAAGGCTCTTGAATTACCTTTACCGAAGTTTTATGCCTACGATGCGGACTGGGAAGCGATCAAAGCAACTCGTGAAAATATTATTGCAGCAGGCTTTGAAAAAGTATTAGGTCAAATTCAAATTGAAGAACGTACTTTAGCTGACTGGCCTGATTTTTCTGCTGAACATAAAACAGCATTTATTGTGACCAACCCGCCCTATGGTGAACGTTTAGGTGATAAAGCATCAAACCGCTCTCTGTACCTCGGTTTATCTGCGCTTTTACAAAAACATTTCCCAAATCAATATGCAGCCATTATTGCAGCTCAAATTGAACAAGCCGATGTTTTAGCTTTTGAAGCACCTGAAACCTTACGTTTAATGAATGGTAAGTTGCCGATTTACATTCGCTTTGGGGCAATCAAACCAGAAAAAGTAACTCAACCATTTTTAGCAAACTGGCAAGCTCAACCAGTTGAAATAGAAGAAGCTCAAGATTTTGCTAACCGTTTGCAAAAAAATATGACTGCCTTGAAAAAATGGGCAACCAAAGAAAATATTTATTGCTTACGTTTATATGATGCCGACTTACCTGACTTTAATGTCGCTGTAGATTTATATGGTGATCGTTTACATGTTCAGGAATATGCGCCACCAAAAACAATCGATCCTGAAAAAGCAAAAAAACGTTTTAATTTAGCGCTTGCTGTAATTCGTGCTGTTACCGGTTTAAACCGCGATGCTATCTTTATTAAGACACGTGCTCGTCAAACTGGTACCAATCAATATACGAAACAAAGTACAGCTTCAAAACGTTTCATCGTTCAAGAAGGTAAAGCTAAAATTTTAGTAAACCTAACGGACTACCTTGATACAGGTTTATTCCTTGACCACCGCCAAATGCGTTTACGTATTGCTCAAGAGGCTCGTGGCAAACACTTCTTAAACTTATATAGTTATACATCTACAGCTAGCTTACATGCTGCTTTAGGTGGCGCTGCCAGTACCACAAGTGTCGACTTATCGAACACATATTTGAGCTGGTCAAAAGAAAACTTTGTTTTAAATGGTTTAACTGTCGATCATGCAGATGAACAACACATGTTCTTTGCAAGTGACTGTTTTGAGTGGCTAAAAGAAGGTCATGAACAATACGATCTTATTTTTATTGACCCACCAACATTCTCTAACTCTAAAAAGTTCTACGGTACCTTTGATGTTCAACGCGACCACGTTTCTCTTATTAAGCGTGCAATGAACCGTTTAACAAGTGAAGGTACCCTTTACTTCTCAAATAACTACCGTGGCTTTGAGATGGATGAAGAGATTGAAGCACTTTATGACGTTCAAGAAATTACCTCTGAAACGATTGGACTTGATTTTAAACGCAATCAAAAAATCCACCGTGCATGGAAAATTCAGCATTTAGGTCTGAACTAA
- a CDS encoding aspartate carbamoyltransferase catalytic subunit, which translates to MHIAALHQPSQVQLNQDGNLKHFLTIEGLSKENLTKILDTAQSFLDDNNNLINRPLLEGRTVMNLFFENSTRTRTTFEAAAKRLSANVLNIDIARSSTSKGETLRDTLWNLEAMAADIFVVRHSSSGAAHFIAKDVCPKVAIINAGDGRHAHPTQAMLDMLTIRRETKKPFEDLSVAIIGDIKHSRVARSDVAALQTLGCKDIRVIAPNTLLPVGFSEYGEHVRLFNNMDEGVTGCDVIIALRIQNERIDSPALSSQSEFYRMYGLNKERLSLAKPDCIVMHPGPMNRGVEIDSSIADGDQSVILKQVTNGIAVRMAVLALSMQGQLQEQGLIEAIAL; encoded by the coding sequence ATGCATATTGCAGCGTTGCATCAACCGAGCCAGGTTCAGCTCAATCAAGACGGAAATTTAAAACATTTTTTAACGATTGAGGGCCTTTCAAAAGAAAACCTTACTAAGATTTTAGATACCGCGCAAAGCTTTTTAGACGATAATAATAATTTAATTAACCGCCCGCTTTTAGAAGGACGGACGGTTATGAATCTCTTCTTTGAAAATTCCACTCGTACCCGTACTACTTTTGAAGCGGCAGCAAAACGTCTGTCTGCTAACGTACTGAATATTGATATTGCACGTTCAAGTACTTCAAAAGGTGAAACGTTACGAGATACGCTTTGGAACCTTGAAGCAATGGCTGCCGATATTTTTGTAGTTCGCCATTCATCTTCGGGGGCTGCACATTTTATTGCTAAAGATGTATGTCCAAAAGTCGCAATTATTAATGCTGGAGATGGACGTCATGCTCATCCAACGCAAGCGATGCTGGATATGCTCACTATTCGCCGTGAGACGAAAAAACCATTTGAAGATTTGAGTGTTGCCATTATTGGTGACATTAAACACTCTCGCGTAGCGCGTTCAGATGTAGCTGCACTTCAAACTCTTGGATGTAAAGATATTCGTGTGATTGCACCGAATACATTATTACCTGTTGGTTTTTCAGAGTATGGCGAGCATGTCCGTTTGTTTAATAATATGGACGAAGGTGTTACTGGTTGTGATGTGATTATTGCTTTACGTATTCAAAATGAGCGTATTGATTCACCAGCATTATCTTCGCAATCTGAATTTTACAGAATGTATGGTTTAAACAAAGAGCGCCTTAGCTTAGCTAAACCAGACTGTATTGTGATGCATCCAGGTCCAATGAACCGTGGTGTAGAAATCGATTCGAGTATTGCCGATGGTGATCAGTCCGTAATTTTAAAACAGGTTACTAACGGTATTGCAGTTCGTATGGCAGTATTGGCGTTGTCTATGCAAGGGCAACTTCAAGAACAAGGTTTAATTGAAGCGATTGCGTTGTAA
- a CDS encoding dihydroorotase: protein MSIVKIENVRVLDPIQKTDSVQTVYIQNGKLVARVDQVAQTIDGQGKWLMPTMVDLCARLREPGQQQHGTLKSEGKAARGNGILHVITPPDSKPIVQDNGALIHGLVEKAWLDGGIHMHIIGAQTQGLNGKQPANMAGLKKGGCTAVSNANAAFENDDVVVRTLEYAAGLGLTVVFYAEEPQLAKDGCAHEGFIASRQGLPMIPAIAETVAIAKYLLMIEATGVKAHFGLLSCGASVELIRAAKAKGLPVTADVAMHQLHLTEHLTDGFNSLAHVRPPLRSEQDKELLRQGLKQGVIDAICTHHEPLSSSAKMAPFAETQPGISAFDTYVALGIQLINEGLFDPLEWVTKVTSAPAQAANMTTRWQAEAGWVLVDPELSWTLSKETILSQGKNTPLLGQNLTGKVLQTFAV, encoded by the coding sequence ATGAGTATTGTAAAAATTGAAAATGTACGTGTGTTAGACCCAATCCAAAAAACAGACAGCGTACAAACTGTATATATTCAAAACGGTAAGTTAGTCGCTCGAGTTGACCAAGTTGCACAAACCATTGATGGTCAGGGCAAATGGTTAATGCCAACCATGGTGGACTTGTGTGCACGTTTACGTGAACCGGGCCAACAACAGCACGGTACGCTTAAATCTGAAGGTAAGGCAGCACGTGGCAATGGTATTTTACACGTGATCACGCCACCAGATTCAAAGCCAATTGTTCAAGACAATGGTGCCCTCATTCATGGCTTGGTTGAGAAAGCTTGGCTTGATGGTGGTATCCACATGCATATTATTGGTGCTCAGACTCAAGGCTTAAATGGTAAGCAACCAGCCAATATGGCAGGTCTTAAAAAGGGTGGGTGTACTGCTGTTTCAAATGCGAATGCTGCTTTTGAAAATGATGATGTCGTCGTTCGCACGCTTGAGTATGCAGCTGGCCTTGGTTTAACAGTGGTGTTCTATGCTGAAGAACCTCAACTTGCTAAAGATGGCTGTGCTCACGAAGGTTTTATCGCTTCGCGTCAGGGTTTGCCAATGATTCCTGCGATTGCTGAAACTGTAGCGATTGCAAAATACCTGCTTATGATTGAAGCAACAGGTGTTAAAGCCCACTTTGGCTTGTTGTCTTGTGGTGCGTCGGTTGAACTCATTCGAGCAGCAAAAGCAAAAGGTTTACCTGTCACTGCCGATGTGGCAATGCATCAGTTGCATTTGACAGAGCACTTAACTGATGGCTTTAACTCACTTGCACATGTTCGTCCACCGCTGCGTTCTGAGCAAGATAAAGAACTTTTACGCCAAGGTTTAAAACAAGGTGTCATTGATGCAATTTGTACGCATCATGAACCTTTAAGCAGTTCAGCGAAAATGGCGCCATTTGCTGAAACTCAACCGGGTATTAGTGCATTTGATACTTATGTGGCTTTAGGTATTCAGCTTATTAATGAAGGTTTGTTCGACCCACTTGAGTGGGTTACTAAAGTAACAAGCGCACCTGCACAGGCAGCGAATATGACTACACGCTGGCAAGCTGAAGCAGGCTGGGTGTTAGTCGATCCTGAGTTAAGCTGGACGTTAAGCAAAGAAACGATTTTATCACAAGGTAAGAATACTCCATTACTGGGTCAAAACCTTACAGGTAAAGTGCTTCAGACTTTTGCTGTCTAA
- a CDS encoding OmpA family protein, producing the protein MSINPIELLKEKVSSTILNNQDGFLGDKTNALSKFYPILLSLLAAKPDLIGQLKNSLAPSLSDLFSHNDQIKNTVLTHLSGTAPSAEIESTLNSAIKPSLNTISEVAGSDQQSIVNYLRQHSETIRSYLPGWAVGLLAPLGIGAGLSSIPTSTAPPLASASETTGKSRGILPIIALIILGLLIAWLWRSCQHKEAAPVPETTPASGVAAAAPATLTLSTDDKGAVSQCQAGIGDQGFLATLQTQVKKVLSASKDCNVDTSQTYAAAFTDKDALAGVLGALKGVPNASLEWVGDKITLKAGDAAALEALTAKVKALVPHTEVVSAAPQTAEQSVSNSLSASQSALGSIDPNNVDVNALVKALNLQIINFASGSSEIPADNKAILDQAATLLNKVTSVKLNVGGHTDSTGNAAANKALSQRRAQAVVDYLVSKGVDASKLVAEGHGSENPVAENTTEEGRFKNRRIEFSVAQ; encoded by the coding sequence ATGTCGATAAACCCTATAGAACTGCTTAAAGAAAAAGTATCATCAACAATATTAAACAACCAGGATGGATTCCTCGGCGACAAAACAAACGCTTTATCTAAATTTTATCCAATCTTACTTTCACTATTGGCTGCAAAACCTGATCTTATTGGACAATTGAAAAACAGTTTGGCTCCATCCTTATCTGATCTTTTTTCACATAATGATCAAATCAAAAATACAGTACTGACGCATTTAAGTGGTACCGCACCCTCAGCAGAGATTGAAAGTACACTTAATAGCGCGATTAAACCTAGTCTTAACACAATTTCTGAAGTTGCTGGCAGTGATCAACAAAGTATTGTGAACTATTTACGTCAGCATTCGGAAACGATCCGTTCATATTTACCGGGCTGGGCAGTTGGTCTGTTAGCACCATTGGGTATTGGCGCAGGTTTATCGTCAATACCTACATCAACAGCACCTCCGCTTGCGTCAGCATCAGAAACAACGGGTAAATCTCGTGGTATTTTACCTATCATTGCACTGATTATTCTTGGGTTGTTAATTGCCTGGTTATGGCGCTCTTGCCAGCATAAAGAGGCTGCACCTGTACCTGAGACTACTCCAGCAAGTGGGGTAGCGGCCGCTGCGCCTGCTACTTTAACTTTAAGTACAGATGATAAAGGTGCTGTGAGTCAATGTCAGGCTGGTATTGGCGATCAGGGCTTCTTGGCGACCTTACAAACTCAAGTTAAAAAAGTTCTTTCAGCATCTAAAGACTGTAACGTCGATACTAGCCAAACCTATGCTGCTGCATTTACCGATAAGGATGCATTAGCAGGTGTACTTGGTGCATTAAAAGGTGTGCCAAATGCGTCTTTAGAATGGGTAGGTGACAAAATTACGTTGAAAGCAGGTGATGCAGCAGCTTTAGAAGCTTTAACTGCAAAAGTAAAAGCACTTGTTCCTCACACTGAAGTTGTTTCAGCTGCACCACAAACAGCTGAGCAATCGGTAAGCAATAGCTTAAGTGCTTCGCAATCTGCTTTGGGCTCAATTGATCCGAACAATGTAGATGTAAATGCCTTAGTTAAAGCGCTTAACTTGCAAATTATTAATTTTGCGAGTGGTTCAAGTGAAATTCCAGCAGATAACAAAGCCATTCTTGATCAAGCTGCAACGCTGTTAAATAAAGTGACTAGCGTGAAATTAAATGTTGGTGGTCATACAGACTCAACAGGTAATGCTGCTGCCAATAAAGCACTTTCTCAACGCCGTGCTCAAGCTGTAGTCGATTATTTGGTTTCTAAAGGAGTAGATGCATCTAAACTTGTTGCCGAAGGTCATGGTTCAGAAAACCCTGTTGCAGAAAATACAACGGAAGAAGGACGCTTTAAAAACCGCCGTATTGAGTTTTCAGTAGCTCAATAA
- a CDS encoding F420-dependent NADP oxidoreductase: MKISLLGSGRVAFHLAKVLLVRGHHITQVYARDFEKTQKFADKIQAKACQSLQEFQSSDLIILAVSDSAIADLVMQVHQLFPETLMVHTSGSTNIEIISNIHEKAGVFYPLQTFSLERDVDWQATPLFVEATNKTDLAMLSDLANSLSSRVYQYTSKQRLTLHLAAVFACNFSNYCFDMAKQIVDAEQVDFGLLYPLIVETAKKATENDPKQMQTGPAVRRDQNILAMHQELLAQAEREDLKQVYQLLSDGILNRHHSD, from the coding sequence ATGAAAATCAGTTTGTTAGGAAGTGGGCGTGTTGCTTTTCATTTGGCAAAAGTACTCTTGGTGAGAGGTCATCACATTACCCAAGTTTATGCACGTGATTTTGAGAAAACCCAGAAATTTGCAGATAAAATTCAAGCAAAAGCGTGTCAGTCTCTTCAAGAATTTCAATCAAGTGATTTAATTATCTTAGCAGTTTCAGATAGCGCTATTGCTGATCTTGTCATGCAAGTACATCAACTATTTCCCGAAACCTTGATGGTTCATACTTCGGGGAGTACCAATATCGAAATCATCAGTAATATTCATGAAAAAGCAGGGGTGTTTTATCCTTTGCAAACATTCAGTCTTGAAAGAGACGTTGATTGGCAAGCCACCCCATTATTTGTAGAGGCGACCAATAAAACCGATTTAGCAATGCTCTCTGATTTAGCAAATAGCCTAAGCAGTCGAGTATATCAATACACCTCAAAACAACGTTTAACTTTGCATTTGGCGGCAGTGTTTGCCTGTAATTTTAGTAATTACTGTTTTGATATGGCTAAGCAGATTGTGGATGCAGAGCAAGTGGACTTTGGTTTGCTTTATCCATTAATAGTGGAAACAGCAAAAAAAGCCACTGAAAATGATCCGAAACAAATGCAAACTGGGCCTGCCGTAAGGCGAGATCAAAATATCTTGGCCATGCATCAGGAGCTATTAGCTCAAGCAGAGCGAGAGGATTTAAAACAGGTCTATCAACTTTTAAGTGATGGCATTTTAAACCGCCATCACTCGGATTAA
- a CDS encoding glutathione S-transferase produces MLKILGRENSINVRKVLWLCEELNLEYEKEDWGRGFRSAQSPEYLQLNPNGQIPVVIDGDLVLWQSNSIIRYLANAYDKEHKLYPTQAKERFFVDQWLDWQAIELNNSWTYTIMSLLRHSPDHQDPNLLQQGIDNWNHHMQILDQQLAKTQAYVAGTEFTLADIPIGLSVQRWKATPFNHPTLKSVDQYFELLNQRPGFLKWGNNGEP; encoded by the coding sequence ATGTTAAAAATTTTAGGGCGCGAGAACTCGATTAATGTTCGCAAAGTCTTATGGCTATGTGAAGAATTAAATCTTGAATATGAAAAAGAAGATTGGGGACGAGGCTTTCGCTCTGCACAATCACCTGAATATTTACAATTAAACCCAAATGGCCAAATTCCTGTTGTTATAGATGGTGATTTAGTCCTTTGGCAGTCCAACAGTATTATCCGCTATTTAGCAAATGCTTATGATAAAGAACATAAGCTTTACCCTACTCAAGCAAAAGAAAGATTTTTTGTAGACCAGTGGCTTGATTGGCAAGCGATCGAGCTGAATAACAGCTGGACTTATACGATTATGTCTCTACTTAGACATTCACCAGATCATCAAGATCCAAACTTATTACAGCAAGGTATTGATAACTGGAATCATCATATGCAGATTCTTGACCAACAACTTGCAAAAACTCAAGCCTATGTTGCAGGTACTGAGTTTACCCTAGCGGATATTCCAATTGGTCTGTCTGTACAACGTTGGAAGGCTACTCCTTTTAACCATCCAACGCTCAAGTCTGTCGATCAATATTTTGAACTGTTAAATCAACGTCCGGGGTTCTTAAAATGGGGCAATAACGGCGAACCTTAA
- the trmB gene encoding tRNA (guanosine(46)-N7)-methyltransferase TrmB, protein MSIDQLETQIAELDNLPEHREIVTFMRRSAPLNTSQRTALEQHRDLILEYPVGDLRQHFEHPERPLTVEIGFGMGRSLVLMAKANPERNYVGIEVHVPGIAQCLYEAGIAELKNLRVLDADAIQVLREMPDNSINCVQLYFPDPWQKKRHFKRRFVIHERMQLVEQKLELGGTFHAATDWEPYAEWMLDILDNRPDLENLAGKGNSYPRPEWRPVTKFERRGIESGHKINDFIFKKIK, encoded by the coding sequence ATGTCGATCGATCAGTTAGAAACGCAAATTGCAGAATTAGACAATTTGCCTGAACACCGTGAAATTGTGACGTTTATGCGTCGTTCAGCACCACTTAATACGTCTCAACGCACGGCATTAGAACAACATCGCGATTTAATTTTGGAATATCCAGTGGGTGACTTACGTCAGCACTTTGAGCATCCTGAGCGCCCTTTAACTGTTGAAATCGGTTTTGGTATGGGTCGTTCTTTAGTACTTATGGCTAAAGCGAATCCTGAGCGCAATTATGTGGGTATTGAAGTTCATGTACCCGGTATTGCGCAATGTCTATATGAAGCAGGTATAGCGGAACTTAAAAACTTACGTGTACTTGATGCAGATGCGATTCAAGTTTTACGCGAAATGCCAGATAACAGCATTAACTGCGTACAACTTTACTTCCCGGACCCTTGGCAGAAGAAGCGTCATTTCAAACGCCGTTTTGTTATTCATGAGCGTATGCAACTGGTTGAACAGAAACTTGAGCTTGGCGGTACATTCCACGCTGCAACAGACTGGGAACCATATGCGGAATGGATGCTTGATATTTTAGACAACCGTCCAGATCTTGAAAACTTGGCAGGTAAAGGCAACAGCTACCCACGTCCAGAGTGGCGCCCAGTGACTAAGTTCGAACGCCGTGGTATCGAGTCTGGTCATAAAATTAATGACTTTATCTTTAAAAAGATTAAGTAA